The following are encoded in a window of Pyrenophora tritici-repentis strain M4 chromosome 6, whole genome shotgun sequence genomic DNA:
- a CDS encoding GlgP, Glucan phosphorylase: MAANPSPRERKPSTSAPLSDLQGPVGPAFTRPKHKRTVTGFGPSDIKTVEASIPEPQREAWKKFMPTPFTTADDFTKDTVRHIETTLARSLFNCDENAAYAGTALAFRDRLVLDWNKTQQSQTFADQKRVYYLSLEFLMGRALDNAMLNVEQKETATKGLSDLGFRMEDIVSQEHDAALGNGGLGRLAACFLDSMASLNYPAWGYGLRYRYGIFKQEIVDGYQVEVPDYWLDFNPWEFKRHDIVVDIQFYGYVSKWQDDEGKQQSEWEGGEVVHAVAFDVPVPGYKTGTCNNLRLWGSKAASGEFDFQKFNSGEYESSVADQQRAETISAVLYPNDNLDRGKELRLKQQYFWCAASLYDIVRRFKKSKRAWKEFPNQVAIQLNDTHPTLAIPELQRILVDIEGLEWDEAWSIVQETFGYTNHTVLPEALEKWSVPLMQHLLPRHLQIIYEINLHFLQFVERNFPKDREMLGRVSIIEESQPKMVRMAYLALIGSHKVNGVAELHSDLIKTTIFKDFVKIYGPDKFTNVTNGITPRRWLHQANPRLSALIASKLGGYEFLKDLTLLNKLEAFVDDKEFRKEFVDIKYANKVRLAKHIMEHNGVKVNPEALFDVQVKRIHEYKRQQLNIFGVIHRYLQIKAMSPEERKKLTPRVSIFGGKAAPGYWMAKTVIHLINKVGDVVNNDKDVGDALKVIYLADYNVSKAEIICPASDISEHISTAGTEASGTSNMKFCLNGGLIIGTCDGANIEITREIGDQNIFLFGNLAEDVEDLRHAHMYSKYELEPSLANVFDAIRDGKFGDADQFSALVNGIVDHGDYYLVSDDFASYIKTQELIDESYKNTEEWTTKTITTVARMGFFSSDRCIDEYAEAIWNVEPLQVKSDPAP; the protein is encoded by the exons ATGGCCGCGAACCCCTCTCCCCGCGAGCGCAAGCCCTCGACGAGCGCTCCGCTCTCTGATCTGCAAGGTCCCGTTGGCCCCGCCTTTACCCGCCCAAAGCACAAGAGGACGGTAACTGGCTTTGGCCCCAGTGATATCAAGACTGTCGAGGCGAGCATCCCAGAGCCTCAGCGTGAGGCCTGGAAGAAGTTT ATGCCCACGCCCTTTACTACAGCAGACGACTTTACCAAAGACACTGTTCGCCATATCGAGACGACGCTTGCTCGCTCGCTCTTCAACTGCGATGAAAATGCTGCATACGCTGGAACGGCCCTGGCCTTCAGGGACCGTCTTGTCTTGGACTGGAACAAGACACAGCAGAGTCAGACCTTTGCTGACCAGAAGCGCGTATACTATCTATCACTTGAGTTCCTCATGGGCAGAGCTTTGGACAACGCCATGCTCAACGTCGAGCAAAAGGAGACTGCTACTA AGGGTCTCAGCGACCTCGGATTCCGTATGGAGGACATCGTCTCCCAGGAGCACGATGCCGCTCTTGGAAACGGTGGTCTCGGTCGTCTTGCCGCCTGCTTCCTTGATTCCATGGCATCCCTAAACTACCCAGCCTGGGGTTATGGCCTACGATACCGTTACGGTATCTTTAAGCAGGAGATCGTCGATGGATACCAGGTCGAAGTTCCTGATTACTGGCTCGACTTCAACCCCTGGGAGTTCAAGCGTCACGACATTGTCGTTGACATTCAATTCTACGGCTATGTCAGCAAATGGCAGGATGACGAAGGCAAACAGCAGAGTGAGTGGGAGGGTGGTGAGGTTGTCCATGCTGTTGCTTTCGATGTACCAG TTCCTGGCTACAAGACCGGCACCTGCAACAACCTCCGTCTGTGGGGAAGCAAAGCAGCTAGCGGCGAATTTGACTTCCAGAAGTTCAACTCTGGCGAGTATGAGAGCTCCGTAGCCGACCAGCAGCGCGCCGAGACTATATCCGCTGTGCTCTACCCCAACGACAA CCTTGACCGTGGTAAGGAGCTTCGATTGAAGCAACAATACTTCTGGTGTGCTGCCTCGCTTTACGACATTGTCCGTCGGTTTAAGAAGAGCAAGCGCGCCTGGAAGGAGTTCCCCAACCAAGTCGCTATCCAGCTCAACGACACTCACCCGACGCTCGCCATCCCCGAACTCCAGCGTATACTTGTCGATATCGAGGGCTTGGAATGGGATGAGGCGTGGAGCA TCGTGCAAGAGACTTTTGGCTACACCAACCACACTGTGCTTCCTGAGGCGCTTGAGAAGTGGTCTGTACCGCTCATGCAGCACCTCCTCCCCCGTCATCTCCAG ATCATTTACGAGATCAACCTGCACTTCCTCCAATTCGTCGAGCGAAACTTCCCCAAGGACCGTGAGATGCTCGGACGTGTTTCCATCATCGAGGAGTCGCAACCCAAGATGGTCCGCATGGCCTACCTTGCTTTGATCGGCTCACACAAGGTCAACGGTGTGGCCGAGCTACACTCTGATTTGATCAAAACCACCATCTTCAAGGACTTTGTCAAGATCTATGGGCCTGACAAGTTCACAAATGTCACAAACGGCATCACCCCACGAAGATGGCTGCACCAAGCTAACCCCAGGCTCTCGGCATTGATTGCCTCCAAGCTGGGTGGATACGAGTTCTTGAAGGATCTCACTCTGCTCAACAAGCTAGAGGCATTTGTCGATGACAAGGAGTTCCGCAAGGAGTTCGTTGACATCAAGTACGCCAACAAGGTGCGACTTGCAAAGCACATCATGGAGCACAATGGCGTAAAGGTCAACCCAGAGGCACTCTTCGACGTCCAGGTCAAGCGTATTCACGAGTACAAGCGCCAGCAGCTGAACATCTTTGGTGTCATTCATCGCTACCTTCAAATCAAGGCCATGTCCCCTGAGGAGCGCAAGAAGCTGACTCCTCGTGTTTCAATCTTCGGAGGCAAGGCTGCACCAGGGTACTGGATGGCCAAGACGGTTATTCACCTCATCAACAAGGTCGGAGACGTTGTCAACAACGACAAGGACGTTGGCGATGCCCTCAAGGTCATTTACCTGGCCGACTACAACGTCAGCAAAGCAGAGATCATTTGCCCTGCCAGCGACATCAGTGAGCACATCTCAACTGCCGGTACTGAGGCGTCAGGTACAAGTAACATGAAGTTCTGCCTCAACGGCGGTCTGATTATTGGAACCTGTGACGGTGCCAAT ATCGAAATCACCCGCGAGATTGGTGACCAGAACATATTCCTTTTCGGCAACCTTGCTGAAGATGTCGAGGACCTCCGCCACGCACACATGTACTCCAAGTACGAGTTGGAGCCGTCGCTTGCCAATGTCTTTGACGCGATCCGCGATGGCAAATTTGGAGATGCTGATCAGTTCTCCGCCCTCGTCAACGGCATTGTCGATCACGGCGACTACTACCTGGTATCGGATGACTTTGCGTCATACATCAAGACACAGGAGCTCATTGACGAGAGCTACAAGAACACAGAAGAGTGGACTACCAAGACCATCACCACTGTCGCGCGTATGGGCTTCTTCTCCAGTGACAGGTGTATTGATGAGTATGCCGAGGCTATCTGGAACGTCGAGCCGCTCCAAGTCAAGAGCGACCCTGCTCCGTAA
- a CDS encoding CDC3, Septin family protein, with translation MESGATSPAPPTRASPSPPASAGGFAMDQTINGQPPAVQTITAKNPKAAAAMANDMNIVRRKLTGYVGFANLPNQWHRKSVRKGFNFNVMVVGESGLGKSTLVNTLFNTSLYPPKERKPPSLDISKTVSIQSISADIEENGVRLRLTVVDTPGFGDFINNDESWDPIVKNIEQRFDAYLDAENKVNRMNIVDNRIHAVVYFIQPTGHSLKPIDIEVMKKLHTKVNLIPVIAKADTVTDDEIDNYKKRILADIAYHKIQIFEGPRYELDDEETIAENQEIMAKVPFAVVGSNTEVTTVDGRKVRGRALPWGVVEVDNEEHCDFVKLRQMLIRTHMEELKENTNNALYENYRSEKLAQMGIQQDSSVFKEVNPAVKQEEERSLHEAKLQKMEMEMKMVFQQKVQEKESKLRQSEEELYARHKEMKDQLDRQRQELEEKKARIESGRPIEEKGKRKGFSLR, from the exons ATGG AATCCGGTGCTACATCTCCAGCGCCGCCAACGCGTGCGTCCCCATCACCTCCAGCCTCTGCCGGCGGCTTCGCCATGGATCAGACGATTAACGGACAGCCTCCAGCGGTACAAACCATCACGGCGAAGAACCCCAAGGCCGCAGCTGCCATGGCAAACGACATGAACATTGTGCGCAGGAAGCTCACGGGCTACGTCGGTTTCGCCAACCTGCCCAACCAGTGGCACCGCAAGAGTGTACGCAAGGGCTTCAACTTCAATGTCATGGTTGTTG GTGAGTCTGGCCTCGGAAAGTCGACGCTGGTCAACACCCTCTTCAACACGTCGCTGTACCCGCCCAAGGAGCGCAAGCCCCCGAGCCTCGACATCTCCAAGACGGTCTCGATACAGTCCATCAGCGCCGACATTGAGGAAAACGGTGTTCGTCTGAGGTTAACAGTCGTCGACACACCCGGCTTCGGTGACTTCATCAACAACGACGAGTCGTGGGACCCGATTGTCAAGAATATTGAGCAAAGGTTCGACGCCTACCTCGACGCCGAGAACAAGGTCAACCGCATGAACATTGTCGACAACCGCATCCACGCCGTCGTCTACTTCATCCAGCCCACTGGCCACTCGCTGAAGCCCATCGACATCGAGGTGATGAAGAAGCTTCACACCAAAGTCAACCTCATCCCCGTCATCGCCAAGGCCGACACCGTTACTGACGATGAAATCGACAACTACAAGAAGAGG ATTCTTGCAGATATCGCCTACCACAAGATCCAGATCTTCGAGGGACCACGGTACGAGCTTGACGACGAGGAGACGATTGCCGAGAACCAGGAGATCATGGCCAAGGTTCCCTTTGCCGTTGTCGGTTCCAACACCGAGGTCACCACGGTTGACGGCCGCAAGGTGCGTGGGCGTGCGCTTCCCTGGGGTGTTGTCGAGGTGGACAACGAGGAGCACTGCGACTTTGTCAAGCTGCGCCAGATGCTCATCCGCACCCACATGGAGGAGCTCAAGGAGAACACCAACAACGCGCTCTACGAGAACTACCGCTCGGAGAAGCTCGCACAGATGGGCATCCAGCAAGACTCCAGCGTGTTCAAGGAGGTCAACCCTGCGGTCAAGCAAGAGGAGGAGCGTTCGCTCCACGAGGCCAAGCTCCAGAAGATGGAAATGGAGATGAAGATGGTGTTCCAGCAAAAGGTGCAGGAGAAGGAGAGCAAACTCCGCCAGAGCGAAGAAGAGCTGTACGCCCGTCACAAGGAGATGAAGGACCAGCTAGACCGGCAACGACAAGAGCtcgaggagaagaaggcacGCATCGAGTCGGGCCGGCCGATCGAAGAAAAGGGCAAGAGAAAGGGATTCTCGCTCCGCTAA
- a CDS encoding tyrosine protein phosphatase 4: MTMAARREESAMSSLPSGHMRTQHEYSYRLPTPPRIIVPPPTLATDMPCLSLRIGSGEVDMSFLNELDLEGTVQSNTIMEWAYERRRNAQMILPWLYLGPMVAAKDKAFLEREGITMVLAIRAQPNSMMGALQAAREVCLEVRSIEAYNFYNLAPKFAEAANIISTHVARVRQHNLETTGQATFGKVLVFCESGNEKSAAVVAAYLMQTLKNIDHVKAMQVVQAQRFCVNFDDVLKNILRSFWDIVEARRSITVQQIDSSNTSSTKQKRGIDDTRDDDDMDMSGGMDASDALRFSGREITPFQDR; this comes from the coding sequence ATGACTATGGCGGCCCGTCGTGAGGAGTCAGCCATGTCCAGCTTACCCAGTGGGCATATGCGCACCCAGCACGAGTATAGTTATCGTCTGCCCACGCCCCCTCGGATCATCGTTCCCCCGCCCACACTTGCGACTGATATGCCATGCCTGTCGCTACGTATCGGCTCTGGGGAGGTCGACATGAGCTTCCTAAACGAACTAGACCTCGAAGGTACCGTACAGTCAAACACGATTATGGAATGGGCATACGAACGGCGGAGGAACGCACAGATGATCCTTCCCTGGCTTTATTTGGGGCCCATGGTGGCAGCCAAGGACAAGGCGTTCCTCGAGCGCGAGGGAATCACCATGGTGCTGGCTATTCGCGCACAGCCAAACAGCATGATGGGAGCCCTACAAGCGGCTCGCGAAGTCTGTCTGGAGGTGCGCAGCATCGAGGCCTACAATTTCTACAATCTCGCGCCCAAATTCGCCGAAGCAGCGAACATTATCAGTACACACGTCGCGCGTGTCAGACAACATAACCTAGAAACTACCGGCCAAGCCACGTTCGGCAAGGTCCTAGTCTTTTGCGAGTCTGGCAATGAGAAGTCAGCCGCAGTGGTAGCAGCGTACCTTATGCAGACGCTCAAAAATATCGACCATGTCAAAGCTATGCAGGTCGTCCAAGCGCAGCGGTTTTGTGTCAACTTCGATGATGTTCTGAAAAATATCCTCCGCTCTTTTTGGGACATTGTCGAAGCGCGGCGCTCGATTACGGTGCAGCAGATCGACTCTAGCAATACATCGTCAACGAAACAGAAGCGAGGTATTGATGACACacgcgacgacgacgatatGGATATGAGTGGCGGAATGGATGCATCAGATGCACTTCGCTTCAGTGGTCGCGAGATTACTCCATTTCAGGACCGCTAG
- a CDS encoding UPF0121 multi-domain protein yields the protein MAPPPPASMPLGQRLAALAQTLQFAWFAGHVTLLLATMRYSLSYITFNYYSRWASFSYRTAFLSACVTYGIVVYKAYRARVRAGKQNGLVALATDENVQYLFMALVWLFSRQIPLAILPFSVYSVFHVATYVRSNLLPTIQPPPAAQAGAKPQGSAASEAIGKFVKEYYDGSMTLVALLEIFLWVRVLGSAMLFQKGSWILLAIYTVFFRARVAQSSFVQEAINQLTARIDAQLANQSTPPAAKQGWGTFKGIVRQAADATDIRRYVGGQPGAAPKKAQ from the exons ATGGCCCCTCCACCACCTGCTTCTATGCCGTTGGGCCAGCGTCTTGCTGCCCTCGCGCAGACTCTGCAGTTTGCATGGTTCGCCGGACATGTCACTCTGCTGCTCGCTACCATGCGATACAGCTTGTCCTATATTACCTTCAACTACTACTCCCGCTGGGCCTCATTCTCCTACCGCACCGCCTTCTTGTCGGCATGCGTCACCTACGGAATTGTTGTCTACAAGGCATACCGTGCCCGTGTGAGGGCCGGAAAGCAGAACGGTCTTGTTGCGCTGGCTACGGATGAGAATGTTCAGTACTTGT TCATGGCCCTTGTCTGGCTCTTCTCACGTCAAATCCCCCTCGCCATTTTGCCCTTCTCCGTATACTCTGTCTTCCATGTCGCTACCTACGTGCGCTCAAACCTTCTACCCACTATCCAACCCCCGCCTGCGGCCCAGGCCGGCGCCAAGCCCCAGGGCTCTGCCGCTTCCGAGGCTATTGGCAAGTTTGTCAAGGAATACTATGACGGCTCCATGACGCTAGTTGCCCTTCTCGAGATCTTCCTCTGGGTCCGTGTTCTCGGCTCTGCCATGCTCTTCCAGAAGGGCTCGTGGATCCTGCTTGCAATCTACACCGTCTTCTTCCGCGCCCGCGTTGCGCAAAGCAGCTTTGTCCAGGAAGCCATCAACCAGCTCACTGCCCGCATTGACGCCCAGCTCGCCAACCAGAGCACTCCTCCCGCCGCAAAGCAGGGCTGGGGTACCTTCAAGGGCATTGTTCGCCAAGCTGCCGATGCTACCGACATCCGCAGGTATGTTGGCGGACAGCCCGGAGCCGCACCCAAGAAGGCGCAGTAA
- a CDS encoding Yip1 domain containing family: MANRGYDVVVDVDQEGDLGHTDLQEDLEFHSSNFDTQPTPRSGGNNNSKIQPDSASASFLPGPATASTSGGGNGGGGSSRKHYLWSLNFYAQAFDVDTNEVLRRCTSTLYPRANFLDVLEGNPDLYGPVWIATTVIVILFLTGTINQYLARKGEEHFAYDFKLLSGAAGLVYGYTAFVPVGLWGVLKWYGSESANLLECCCLYGYANLVWIAVSLVAWSPWWIVNYTVVALGLAASAFFLLRNLYPVLSTTEAKTSKILLIVVLVLHAGFAIAIKVLFFAATSPVGPKTGDKGAGTGGDEAKGSMLRMLLR, translated from the exons ATGGCGAACAGAGGCTATGATGTAGTTGTGGACGTCGACCAAGAG GGCGACCTAGGCCATACTGATCTCCAAGAAGATCTCGAATTCCACAGTTCGA ACTTCGACACGCAACCCACCCCACGCTCCGGCGGCAACAACAACTCGAAAATCCAACCCGACTCCGCCTCTGCATCCTTCCTCCCCGGCCCCGCTACAGCCAGCACCTCAGGCGGTGGTaatggcggcggcggcagctCACGAAAACACTACCTTTGGTCCCTAAACTTCTATGCCCAAGCCTTCGACGTCGACACAAACGAAGTCCTCCGCCGCTGCACCAGCACCCTGTACCCGCGCGCGAATTTCCTCGACGTACTAGAAGGAAACCCAGACCTCTACGGCCCCGTGTGGATCGCCACAACGGTGATTGTGATATTATTCCTCACGGGGACGATAAATCAGTATCTGGCACGTAAAGGCGAAGAGCACTTTGCGTATGATTTTAAGCTGTTGAGTGGAGCCGCGGGATTGGTGTATGGGTATACGGCGTTTGTGCCCGTGGGGCTGTGGGGCGTGTTGAAGTGGTATGGGAGTGAGAGTGCGAATTTGTTGGAATGTTGTTGTCTTTATGGGTATGCGAATTTGGTTTGGATTGCGGTTAGTTTGGTGGCTTGGAGTCCGTGGTGGA TCGTCAACTACACCGTCGTCGCCCTCGGTCTCGCGGCAAGCGCCTTCTTCCTCCTACGCAACTTGTACCCCGTGCTCAGCACCACGGAGGCGAAAACGAGTAAGATTCTGCTCATCGTCGTCCTGGTCCTACATGCTGGCTTCGCAATTGCTATCAAGGTGCTTTTCTTCGCGGCCACGAGTCCCGTGGGACCGAAGACTGGGGATAAGGGCGCGGGCACTGGTGGTGATGAGGCAAAGGGCAGTATGCTGAGGATGTTGTTGCGGTGA
- a CDS encoding acetyltransferase, with amino-acid sequence MPIRPATPSDEPAMVSVLASAFWDDPLWVLILPHRNKYPEDVNSYWSDQLRKSWSKPNERQLVSTVNVDGTEKVVGVAVWQRQGDDAGKQKVEDEWVDVGSDAFRPLPDTPNRAVDPNKVNILEDSHPFAAHLWSGERRNNWYLVLCGVHRDYAGKGLGRELVLWGLERAREENVHASCVTSPGTERFYLRCGFDEIVGNCNEGEGNPLNGVAGGDALFMYPKKKEAGN; translated from the exons ATGCCAATCCGGCCCGCAACCCCATCTGACGAGCCTGCCATGGTCTCCGTCCTAGCCTCGGCCTTTTGGGATGATCCGCTTTGGGTCCTGATACTCCCCCACCGCAACAAATACCCAGAAGATGTCAACTCGTATTGGTCCGACCAGCTCCGTAAGAGCTGGTCCAAGCCCAATGAAAGACAACTTGTTTCCACCGTCAATGTTGATGGGACGGAGAAAGTAGTGGGGGTAGCCGTCTGGCAGCGACAAGGCGATGATGCAGGAAAGCAAAAGGTGGAAGACGAGTGGGTTGATGTTG GTTCAGATGCTTTCCGCCCTCTCCCTGATACTCCAAATCGTGCCGTTGATCCCAACAAGGTCAACATTCTGGAAGATTCCCACCCTTTCGCCGCGCACTTGTGGAGCGGTGAGCGAAGGAACAACTGGTATCTCGTGCTCTGCGGCGTCCACCGGGACTACGCTGGCAAAGGGCTCGGACGAGAGCTTGTGCTTTGGGGCCTCGAGCGCGCCAGGGAGGAGAACGTGCACGCAAGCTGTGTCACAAGTCCGGGCACTGAAAGATTCTATCTACGATGTGGGTTCGACGAGATAGTGGGAAATTGTAACGAAGGAGAAGGTAACCCATTGAACGGTGTTGCAGGAGGGGATGCGCTTTTCATGTATcccaagaagaaggaggcAGGCAATTGA
- a CDS encoding exocyst complex protein exo70, with amino-acid sequence MVAPRRTALLEESAEVEVLFANMEKMKTLTKKIQASVNRLDASGKAVQEAISPIYGNTQKLQIANTNVDRIIEAIERLRAPREESAKEERIIRAGPGRGDLDGYIASLDRTNLSLQDLKRTNLRSNEQAVAELSGLLKLGNKQLEDVFRSILQDSSRGKVQPLEYVAKQNPFPRMPQEKLQSLRSINTHITKTFAQVSQVDLSQTPTRRIYAEIRGEYLESTLRSLMQASISTARKVQADALYKKGTNGIGTYVQAIEGLFVAEFDNLNYVFDRDEWSDVYVATCQFPLQDFTKTLRELNGHIQKNLLTDCFLGFEICGLVRTLSMRLQKQTGALKDQIYDSVKPVRETSKMSLGKMLEDTRSRTQALIALPIDGGPVEMTTQTMRRLQELTNYLEPLTSILASLGEGGWNSNSANNSSTTLDVGPDGVRLFGQYAADCIDTLLQNLSVKAKTLLKGKNLQGIFLANNVAIVMRIIRSSELAPLMGSYEKKLADWRKQGTAMYLEAWREPSGYLLDVQYTNRTKERPTSSGADSAAIVKTLSSKDKDAIKEKFKNFNTSFDDLVTRHKSYAMEPEVRNQLSKEVQNIIEPLYNRFYDRYREIDKGKGKYVKYDKTELNKALASFA; translated from the exons ATGGTCGCCCCCCGCAGGACTGCGCTCCTGGAGGAGAGCGCCGAAGTGGAGGTGCTCTTCGCCAACATggagaagatgaagacgcTCACCAAGAAGATCCAAGCCTCGGTCAATCGGCTCGATGCCAGTGGGAAAGCCGTCCAAGAAGCTATCAGCCCAATCTACGGCAACACTCAAAAACTGCAAATCGCAAACACAAACGTCGACCGTATAATCGAGGCCATTGAGCGACTCAGGGCACCACGAGAGGAAAGTGCAAAGGAGGAGAGGATTATTCGCGCGGGCCCTGGCCGGGGAGACCTGGACGGCTATATCGCTTCTCTCGATCGCACAAACCTCAGTCTCCAGGACCTTAAGCGCACTAACCTGCGCTCTAACGAACAAGCCGTTGCCGAGCTTAGTGGGCTCTTGAAACTCGGTAACAAGCAACTAGAGGATGTCTTCAGGAGTATCTTGCAAGATAGCTCCCGAGGAAAGGTCCAGCCATTGGAATATGTCGCAAAGC AGAACCCTTTCCCTCGCATGCCTCAAGAGAAGCTCCAGAGTCTACGCAGCATCAACACTCACATTACCAAAACCTTCGCCCAAGTATCGCAAGTCGACCTGTCGCAAACTCCCACACGAAGAATATACGCAGAGATCCGGGGCGAATATCTCGAAAGCACGTTACGCAGTCTTATGCAAGCGTCGATCAGCACGGCCCGAAAGGTACAGGCTGACGCGTTGTACAAGAAGGGTACCAATGGTATCGGAACCTACGTGCAAGCAATCGAGGGCCTTTTCGTAGCCGAATTCGACAACCTCAACTACGTCTTCGATCGGGACGAATGGAGCGACGTCTATGTGGCGACATGCCAGTTTCCGCTACAAGACTTTACCAAAACACTGCGCGAGCTCAACGGACATATCCAGAAGAATCTCCTGACCGACTGCTTTCTAGGCTTTGAGATATGTGGTCTGGTACGGACACTATCCATGCGGCTTCAGAAGCAGACGGGTGCGCTCAAGGACCAGATTTACGACAGCGTGAAGCCAGTTCGGGAAACGTCGAAGATGTCTTTGGGCAAAATGCTAGAAGACACGAGATCTCGCACACAGGCACTCATTGCGCTGCCTATTGATGGCGGGCCGGTGGAGATGACTACACAGACGATGCGACGCCTGCAGGAATTGACAAACTATCTAGAGCCTCTCACATCAATATTGGCATCTCTGGGTGAAGGCGGCTGGAACTCCAACTCGGCCAACAACTCTTCTACAACTCTAGACGTTGGCCCCGACGGCGTGAGGCTTTTCGGACAATATGCCGCCGATTGCATCGATACGCTGTTACAGAATCTGAGCGTAAAGGCCAAGACACTGCTAAAGGGCAAGAACTTGCAGGGTATCTTCCTAGCCAACAACGTTGCCATTGTCATGCGGATCATCCGCTCGTCAGAACTAGCACCTCTCATGGGCAGCTACGAGAAGAAGCTCGCGGATTGGCGGAAGCAAGGCACAGCCATGTATCTTGAGGCATGGCGCGAGCCGTCTGGTTACCTGCTCGATGTACAATACACGAACCGTACCAAGGAACGGCCGACATCCAGCGGAGCCGACTCGGCAGCTATTGTAAAGACACTCAGTTCAAAGGACAAGGACGCAATCAAGGAAAAGTTCAAGAACTTCAACACAAGCTTCGACGATCTTGTCACACGTCACAAGTCGTACGCGATGGAGCCCGAGGTGCGGAACCAGCTGAGCAAAGAGGTACAGAACATCATCGAGCCCTTGTACAACCGATTCTACGATAGGTACCGGGAGATTGAcaagggcaagggcaagTATGTCAAGTACGACAAGACCGAGTTGAACAAGGCACTGGCGAGCTTTGCATAG